DNA sequence from the Bacteroidales bacterium genome:
ATTTAATATCATATTTCTAAATATGAGTGTTTTGTTCATCTTTACTTCAAAAATCCTAAATCGTTAATCGATATTCGTTAATCAATTCTTTAAAAGATTGTTATATGTAGCAACTAGGATTAATTAGCTGAAATCGAGGTTAAGTTGCTGCTTTAGTTTTGCTAAGTTCGGATTTTTTTGAAGCATAAATTTGAACTTATCGTCTGAGGTGTAGAGCCTATTCTGAACTTGTTGCTCTTCAATAATTTCAACTATATTTAGCTGTTTATTTTTAAGTTGGTTACGGATATATTGTAATAGATCAGGTTTTATTTCAGAAAATAGATCAACCTGCAATTGACTTTCTAGAACAATTTCAATTTTATAATCATCAATAAGGTGAGGTTGATATGATTGTAATATACTGCTATGGTTTGGTTTATCATCTTTTATCTGATTGGTAAATAATCGCCAACTATTAAGAAGATTTTCTTCAGATACTATCGGAACATCAGCATCAATAATATTATTACTACCGTATTCATCAGAAATAGGTTCAGCAATAATTTCTGAATTTTCTACTTTACTTTCAGAGGAAGTGCCATTTACGGCATTTTTTATTGAAAATGATTTGGGCGCAACTCTATTTACTTGAGGTTTAACTGGTGTTTCATTCAAAGATGAGCTAATTGGTTTCTTCGGTAAACTTTTCTTTACCTCAGGTTCAAGATGAACATCATCTACATCTTGGTTACTATCTTTTTTTTTTTCCTGATTAAGACCGCAAAGTTTAATCAGCATCAATTCAACATGAAGTCTTTGATTCGTGCTTTGCCGGAATGTTACATCGCATTGATTTGCTTGATCTAATGCGCTAATCAAAAAATCTGGTGGGCAAATAGCAGCCATGTTTTTATACCTCTCAGCTATTGCTGCTCCAACCTCCAATAAAGAGAGCGTTTGGCTATCCTTGCAAACCAGCAAATTTCGAATGTGATTGCTTAATCCTGATACAAATTGTTGAGCATCAAAACCCTTTGATAAAAGTTCGTCAAAAATTCTTAATGAATCGGTGTAGTTCCCGCTATTAAAGTTCTCAGTCAATTTAAAGTAGTATTGATAGTCGAGAACATTTAAGTTTTCAATTACATTGTTGTAAGTAATATTATTATCGCTAAAACTTACTACCTGATCAAATATAGATAATGCATCTCGCATTGCTCCATCGGCTTTTTGAGCAATGATGTTTAATGCCTCTACCTCATATTTAACTCCTTCATTTTTAGCAATATGTTCTAAATAGGTAACAGTATCTTCAACCTTAATTCTATTAAAATCATATATCTGGCAGCGTGAAAGAATGGTAGGAAGTATTTTATGCTTCTCCGTTGTTGCCAATATAAATATGGCATGAGCGGGTGGTTCCTCAAGTGTCTTTAAAAAAGCATTAAATGCCGATTGGGATAGCATGTGCACCTCATCAATTATGTACACACTATACTTACCAATTTGAGGAGGGATTCTTACCTGTTCTATCAGCTTACGAATACCCTCTACCGAGTTATTGGAGGCAGCATCAAGTTCGTGAATATTAAATGAACGTGAAGAATTAAATGAAACACAACTTTCGCACTCGTTACAAGCTTCTATTTGAGGACTTTGATTTAAGCAGTTTATTGTTTTGGCAAAAATTCTAGCACAAGTGGTCTTTCCAACACCTCTTGGACCACAAAACAGGTAGGCTTGAGCAAGATGTTTCCTCTGAATTGCATTTTTTAAAGTAGTAGCTATTGATAGCTGCCCAACTACGCTATGGAAGTTAGATGGACGGTATTTCCTTGCAGATACAACAAAATTCTCCATAATTAGTAATAATGCGCTTTTTTAAATGCGATTGAAGATGACAAAAATAGCTAAAATGATTTTAGGGACTTCAATAATAAAAAAATGATTATGTAGATTATTGTGTTATAAACAATTAAATTATCAACAGGCGGCGGGTAAAT
Encoded proteins:
- a CDS encoding DNA polymerase III subunit gamma/tau — its product is MENFVVSARKYRPSNFHSVVGQLSIATTLKNAIQRKHLAQAYLFCGPRGVGKTTCARIFAKTINCLNQSPQIEACNECESCVSFNSSRSFNIHELDAASNNSVEGIRKLIEQVRIPPQIGKYSVYIIDEVHMLSQSAFNAFLKTLEEPPAHAIFILATTEKHKILPTILSRCQIYDFNRIKVEDTVTYLEHIAKNEGVKYEVEALNIIAQKADGAMRDALSIFDQVVSFSDNNITYNNVIENLNVLDYQYYFKLTENFNSGNYTDSLRIFDELLSKGFDAQQFVSGLSNHIRNLLVCKDSQTLSLLEVGAAIAERYKNMAAICPPDFLISALDQANQCDVTFRQSTNQRLHVELMLIKLCGLNQEKKKDSNQDVDDVHLEPEVKKSLPKKPISSSLNETPVKPQVNRVAPKSFSIKNAVNGTSSESKVENSEIIAEPISDEYGSNNIIDADVPIVSEENLLNSWRLFTNQIKDDKPNHSSILQSYQPHLIDDYKIEIVLESQLQVDLFSEIKPDLLQYIRNQLKNKQLNIVEIIEEQQVQNRLYTSDDKFKFMLQKNPNLAKLKQQLNLDFS